The window AGCTACTGGACGCGCGACCGCAAAAGCGGGCCCACCCTGCCGCTGGAATTCCTCGTCCATAAGCAGACCGCGCGCAATGCCGCACTCTACGGCTTCAGCGATCGCGGCCTGCTGCAAGCCGGCAAGCGGGCTGACATCAATGTCATCGACTACGCCGGCCTCACCGCCTCCCCCCACGTGGCGCACCACGATCTCCCCGCAGGCGGCACGCGCCTGATGCAGCCGGTGAAGGGCTATGCCGCCACCTTCTGCAACGGCGTGATGATCCGCGAGAACGACGCGGACACTGGCGCGCGGCCGGGGCGACTGGTGCGCAGTTGAAAGCAGAAGAGGCGCTGCAACGGAACCAGAGCAGATCCCAATAAAAAATGACCCCGAACTTCCCATAGGAGGCTCGGGGTCAGTTAGGAGCCAGGAGCTCCTCGGGTCGCACTCCTGATTTGCATGGCAGGTGCCAGCGCGCATTGATCTGCGTCAAACGGATGCCCCCGCTGGCTCCATTGAATGATGTAATACCAATGCCCAATGAGCTTGACTCATCGGGCATTGGTATGAGTTCGCATCTCTCGTCCCCTCGCCCAATGGGCCTATGGTGCTCGCAATTAGTCCCGGCGGTAGCGCGTACGCAAAATGCGCGGGCGCAGAAAGACTATGTCTGTCCCCCGCGCAGTCCGACCAATTTGCGCTCCCACGCCAGCGCGTGGACGATAATCGTGTCGAGATCGGCATGAGCAGGCTCCCAACCGAGGGTCACTTTGAGCAGTGAAGGGTCGGAAATCAGCGCATCGGGATCGCCCGCGCGGCGCCCCTCGATCCGGCGCACCAGCCAGCGATTCGTCACACGGTCGACCGCGTCGAGCACCTCCGTCACCGAGAAGCCCCGGCCATAGCCGCAGTTCATGGTGAGCGAGCGTGTGGGCTCGGCCATCAGCGCCTCGAGCGTCAGCACATGCGCCGCCGCCAAATCGCTGACATGGATATAGTCGCGAACGCCCGTTCCGTCGGGCGTGGCGTAGTCTGTGCCGAACACGCTGATAGCTTCACGCAGGCCTAGCGCTGCCTCGATCGCCACCTTGATGAGATGGGTGGCGCCATCAGTCGATTGCCCACTGCGCGCCTGAGGATCAGCCCCGGCGACATTGAAATACCGCAGCACGCCGTAATTCAGTGGATGAGCTGCGGCGACATCAGTCAGCATCTGCTCGGTCATCAGCTTCGACCAGCCATAGGGATTGATCGGGCGCTGCGGGGTGTCCTCGCTGACTGCGGCGACATCAGGAATGCCGTAGGTCGCTGCAGTAGAAGAGAAGATGAAGTGCGGTACGCCCGCATCGACCGCAGCTGCGATCAGCGCGCGGCTCTTGGCAGTGTTGTTGTGGTAGTACTTGAGGGGGTCGGTGACGCTTTCGGGCACCACTATCGAGCCTGCGAAATGCATAATCGCTTGCGTGCCCTGCTCGGCGAAAATCCGCGACAGCAGATCCGCATCCGCGATATCGCCCTCATAAAGCGGCACGCCATCGGGAATGGCGAAGCGGAAGCCAGTCGACAGGTTGTCAATCACAGCTACCGGCCAGCCAGCGTCTACAAGAGCCAGCACTGCATGGCTGCCGATATAGCCCGCACCGCCGGTCACAAGCACGCCAGGTTTTGGCTGAGACATCATGGAGCGCGGCCCTATCACGTTAATGGTTCACACCCAGCGGGCAATTGTATGTTCCAAAACACGATCCGCACCTTGGAAACGGTTGCGAAGCACAAGGGCCCAGCGTGGTGCGAATTCAACCGATCTGCAATCTTCTAACTTTGAGGTGCGCCTCTTCGCCGAGCATCTGGCATTGTCGCTGCCCCCTGAATTGGATAGGATCCTGGTTAGCGATCTGCGAATGGCCCGCGCAGGATCCCAGTCCCGATAGCGCGAAGGCATTTGCATGAGAGTTCTGATTACTGGCGCAGACGGACAGCTCGGCGGCGCGTTATTGCGCAATGCGCCCAGCCATGCCGATCTTAATGCCATCGATGTCGATGATGTTGATTTCACCGATCTGGGCATGCTGCGAGCCCGGCTCGTGGTCGAGGC is drawn from Erythrobacter sp. and contains these coding sequences:
- the galE gene encoding UDP-glucose 4-epimerase GalE — protein: MSQPKPGVLVTGGAGYIGSHAVLALVDAGWPVAVIDNLSTGFRFAIPDGVPLYEGDIADADLLSRIFAEQGTQAIMHFAGSIVVPESVTDPLKYYHNNTAKSRALIAAAVDAGVPHFIFSSTAATYGIPDVAAVSEDTPQRPINPYGWSKLMTEQMLTDVAAAHPLNYGVLRYFNVAGADPQARSGQSTDGATHLIKVAIEAALGLREAISVFGTDYATPDGTGVRDYIHVSDLAAAHVLTLEALMAEPTRSLTMNCGYGRGFSVTEVLDAVDRVTNRWLVRRIEGRRAGDPDALISDPSLLKVTLGWEPAHADLDTIIVHALAWERKLVGLRGGQT